The following are from one region of the Penaeus monodon isolate SGIC_2016 chromosome 19, NSTDA_Pmon_1, whole genome shotgun sequence genome:
- the LOC119585021 gene encoding microtubule-associated protein RP/EB family member 3-like isoform X2 — translation MAVNVFSTSATVENLSRHDMLAWVNDCLQSSFTKVEELCTGAAYCQFMDMLFPGTIPMKRIKFNTNLEHEYINNFKALQAAFKKVNVDKIVPVDKLIKGKFQDNFEFLQWFKKFFDANYDGSEYDAVMARGGDILGKSSASAPRKAAASIGGPRSMGRPAGGMRQAAPTRIAARPAANRSPGMNNAQVEELSAQLMDMRLTVTGLEKERDFYFGKLRDIEVLCQDEGEQAPPIIQKILDILYATEDGFAAPEDVEDVPPPPEEEEY, via the exons ATGGCAGTGAATGTTTTTTCTACAAGTGCAACAGTTGAGAACCTGAGCCGCCATGACATGCTGGCTTGGGTCAACGACTGCTTGCAGTCCTCTTTCACAAAGGTGGAAGAGCTTTGTACTGGAGCTGCATATTGCCAGTTTATGGACATGTTGTTTCCAG gaACCATTCCCATGAAGAGAATAAAGTTTAATACAAATTTGGAACATGAATACATCAATAACTTCAAGGCACTCCAAGCAGCCTTCAAGAAAGTCAATGTAGACAAG ATTGTACCTGTGGATAAATTGATAAAGGGCAAGTTTCAGGACAATTTTGAATTTCTCCAG TGGTTTAAGAAATTCTTTGATGCTAATTATGATGGAAGTGAATATGATGCAGTAATGGCAAGAGGAGGGGACATTTTAGGCAAGAGTAGTGCCTCGGCACCTCGTAAAGCTGCAGCTTCCATCGGTGGACCAAGGTCAATGGGGCGGCCAGCTGGAG GTATGCGGCAAGCAGCCCCAACACGCATTGCTGCCCGACCAGCTGCCAATAGATCACCAGGAATGAATAATGCACAGGTGGAAGAACTGTCAGCTCAG TTGATGGACATGAGATTGACCGTGACTGGCCTGGAGAAGGAGCGCGACTTCTACTTTGGAAAACTGAGAGACATCGAGGTACTATGTCAAGATGAAGGGGAACAGGCGCCGCCCATCATCCAAAAGATCTTGGACATCCTGTATGCTACTGAG